In Arachis hypogaea cultivar Tifrunner chromosome 7, arahy.Tifrunner.gnm2.J5K5, whole genome shotgun sequence, the genomic window TTAATTTTGCATCTTACAGACCCAGAGCCATGGCGGTGTCCACTCCCAATGCGCCTCCCCACCTGAACCGCTTTGCCGACGTGGCCAACAAAGTTGCTGATGCTGCCGGAGAGGTCATCCGTCAGTATTTCAGGAGTAAATTCGACATTATTCAGAAAGACGACCTCAGTATGGCCCCCTCCAACCTTCCAatgcttttcattttctctctttgTTAATTGGAATTGTCGTCGTTGCATCAGGTCCAGTAACAAATGCAGATCAATCCGCCGAGGAGGCCATGGTTTCCATCATATTAGACAATTTCCCTTCTCATGCCATGTGAGTCGAGTCTTAACCACAAGGCCCTTTGTTGCCTTTTGCATTCACTCACTCATGGCATATTGAGAATTGCAGTTATGGAGAGGAAAAGGGGTGGAGATGTAAACAAGACACTGCTGACTATGTCTGGGTCCTGGATCCTATTGATGGCACAAAGAGCTTCATCACTGGTAACTGCTATCATTATTCATTGCCTCTCGTTAAATATTCATCCATTCATTTTGACTCTGCCTCTCATTGCCTCAGGAAAACCCCTTTTTGGAACTCTGATTGCTCTTCTGCACAACAGTACACCAGTATGCACGCGCCACTTTAAACTTGCTCCTTTACATTTGAATCCATGTAGCGTGTGATTGCCATTACCATCAACCAtattttgtttcctttccttttggTTAGATCCTTGGCATCATTGATCAACCTGTCTTGGGAGAAAGATGGGTCGGGATGACCGGAGAGATGACTACACTCAACGGAAAACATGTATCCACACGTGCTTGCTCCAACCTCTCTCAAGCATACCTGTATACCACAAGCCCTCATCTCTTCAATGGAGATGCAGAGGATGCATTCATCCGTGTTAGGGACAAGGTAGGTCTGTTGTGTTATTACATGGATTCCCTTTCTTTCTCAAGATGAATATTCTTAATTTGCATTCTGCAGGTTAAGATTCCGTTATATGGTTGTGACTGCTATGCATATGCTCTTTTGTCTTCTGGCTTTGTGGATCTTGTTGTTGAGTCCGGTCTCAAGGTACTATATTTTCTCAACTCTGCTTCCAAATTCAAACTAGTTTGTTACATGCCTATCTTTGCTGATCTTTTGTGTTTCAGCCATACGATTTTCTTGCATTGATACCTGTTATTGAAGGAGCTGGAGGTGTCATAACTGATTGGAAGGGACAAAAACTTCATTGGGAAGCTTCTCCGCTTTCAATTGCAACTAGTATGGCCATGTTTATTTCAATTGCTTCCTCCTACTCCTAGTCCTGTTATCAACTTGAGGTTTTCGTGAATTGCATGTCACAGGTTTTAATGTTGTGGCGGCTGGTGACAAACACATCCATCAACAGACAATAGATTCATTGCAGTGGAAGTGACATCGGGGATTCTTCAGAATTCAGTTGTTGTGATATCGGTTTCGaccattatttaactaataagTAGTTCAAAGGCACTTACTCTAATATCTCTTGCCCAAGTTAGCATTCCTATATTGATTGGATGAGCTACAAATGATTATTTTTCCAACACCTTTAAAATGTGTTTTTCCCAAGTTTAAATATCGCATGATAATCCGAACAGTGAAGTATGTTAGCAGGCTCCATATAATTACATATCTAGGCCCACTGCTTGCTTTAACTATCACTAATAATATGATCATGTTATAATCAGAAGGAAAATCACTTTGCACTTGCTAGCTATACATAAATGTGAGAAATCAGAATTACTAAACAATTGGAGAATCAATTTGCTAAGGCTTGTACATGGTATTGAACCTAGTAATGTGGCAAATGCGTATTTTAAAATTGTGAAGAGGCCTCAGGACATCTCTAATGATCGACCAGCACACCGAAGTAGAAGTGTTCAAAATTCAAACTGATTAAAATTAAACTGTTTATGTAATTTAATTCAAACTAAAAATCGATTAAAATCGtactaatttgaatttgattagaTTCTAGTTTTTGTAAATTGCTGgattggattagattttttatttatttttcataacagATTTAATTCAAACTCAATAatatgttataatattattattttattattatatttataattatatttataacatgttcaatttgttatatatttttatattattcatatattattatttaataaatattttgagtttaaaatgtggtttatttatttattttaactaacttataattttatttttattattatatcgttagttttttaagatattgttgattatttaaaatttgatgttgagacttgttatatatatatatatatatatatat contains:
- the LOC112703639 gene encoding bifunctional phosphatase IMPL2, chloroplastic — encoded protein: MRSAVSASQIPTFLAKPVTHLPSESLRTAGHGQPFAAPSALSLCNFTGGGLQAIRPRAMAVSTPNAPPHLNRFADVANKVADAAGEVIRQYFRSKFDIIQKDDLSPVTNADQSAEEAMVSIILDNFPSHAIYGEEKGWRCKQDTADYVWVLDPIDGTKSFITGKPLFGTLIALLHNSTPILGIIDQPVLGERWVGMTGEMTTLNGKHVSTRACSNLSQAYLYTTSPHLFNGDAEDAFIRVRDKVKIPLYGCDCYAYALLSSGFVDLVVESGLKPYDFLALIPVIEGAGGVITDWKGQKLHWEASPLSIATSFNVVAAGDKHIHQQTIDSLQWK